One stretch of Armatimonadota bacterium DNA includes these proteins:
- a CDS encoding molybdopterin oxidoreductase family protein: MTAPVKTVLTACPHDCPDGCSMLATVALGGEPRLLSVAGNPANPYTRGTLCRKVAHYEDRVYSPDRVLTPMRRIGGRGEGNFARIGWDEAIGEIAARWKQIIAESGPEAILPYSYGGTMGLVNMTACDARLWNRMGASQLKRTICSSGAEAGYGYVYGSNEGIDPESFAQSRFIIAWGTNLSSTNVHMMPIIREAQRNGATLVVIDPFRTRTASAADWFVQPKPGTDAALALGMANVIFAAGLHDERWLELHSVGWRKFRERCAMFPLERTAAITGLPATEIETLALRYAREQPSAIRLGYGIARNSNGGSMVRAIVTLPAVIGAWDRRSAGLLLSTSRHFPLNMRSVKRPDLLHSPDDESPVKWGRSVPRAINMIRLGAALLEERDPPIRSVYVYNSNPAAVAPNSNRVREGLEREDLFTVVHEQMMTDTARYADILLPATTQMEHLDLIAPYGHLYLNLSQPAIPARGEARPNIEVLNALAGAMGYTDAVFQESAEEIIRGALQSSEPLMNGVTWERLLEHGFARLNTPTAPWAPWLGGKPFKTASGKAELWSQRAADDGLDPLPDYTPPTDEGVESGMGRYPINLLSPAAHHFLNSSFSNQSELQKAEKEPRIWISHADAAARSVSDGDMLRVWNRRGEVLLRAVVSAAVKPGVAWSPSMWWRRDSPNGSGINSLTSDMVSDMGESSTFHTNLVQFARSET; this comes from the coding sequence CGCAAAGTTGCTCATTACGAAGACCGGGTCTATTCGCCGGATCGCGTCCTTACGCCAATGCGCCGAATTGGCGGACGCGGTGAGGGCAACTTTGCTCGAATCGGTTGGGACGAGGCGATTGGCGAGATCGCCGCCCGTTGGAAGCAGATCATCGCCGAGAGCGGTCCGGAGGCCATCCTGCCGTACTCATACGGCGGCACGATGGGTCTGGTCAACATGACCGCGTGCGACGCTCGCCTATGGAACCGGATGGGCGCATCGCAGTTGAAGCGCACGATCTGCTCATCCGGCGCGGAGGCCGGATACGGCTACGTGTACGGTTCCAACGAGGGAATCGATCCCGAAAGCTTCGCTCAAAGTCGCTTTATCATCGCATGGGGAACCAACCTCAGCAGCACCAACGTGCATATGATGCCGATCATCCGGGAAGCTCAGCGGAATGGCGCAACATTGGTTGTGATCGACCCATTTCGCACACGAACCGCATCTGCCGCAGACTGGTTTGTACAGCCAAAGCCGGGAACGGACGCCGCGCTGGCGTTGGGAATGGCCAACGTGATCTTCGCAGCGGGCCTGCACGATGAGCGCTGGCTCGAACTGCACAGCGTGGGATGGCGGAAGTTCCGGGAACGATGCGCAATGTTTCCGCTGGAGCGCACCGCCGCTATCACCGGCCTGCCGGCGACCGAGATTGAGACACTGGCGCTGCGGTACGCCCGCGAGCAGCCCTCCGCGATTCGCCTGGGTTACGGCATCGCGCGGAACAGCAACGGTGGCAGCATGGTACGCGCCATCGTTACGCTGCCCGCCGTCATCGGCGCATGGGACCGCCGCTCTGCCGGCCTGCTGCTCTCCACCAGCCGCCACTTTCCGCTCAACATGCGCAGCGTCAAGCGGCCGGACCTCCTGCACTCGCCCGATGATGAGTCGCCGGTGAAGTGGGGCCGAAGCGTGCCCAGGGCAATCAACATGATTCGTCTCGGCGCCGCGCTGCTGGAGGAGCGCGACCCACCGATACGTTCGGTCTACGTCTACAACTCCAATCCCGCCGCGGTCGCGCCAAACTCGAACCGGGTACGCGAAGGGCTGGAACGCGAAGATCTGTTCACGGTGGTGCACGAGCAGATGATGACCGATACCGCACGGTACGCCGACATCCTGCTCCCGGCCACCACACAGATGGAGCACCTGGATCTGATCGCCCCGTACGGCCACCTCTACCTGAACCTGAGCCAGCCGGCGATACCGGCGCGCGGGGAAGCCCGGCCCAACATCGAAGTTCTGAATGCGCTGGCCGGTGCGATGGGGTACACCGACGCGGTGTTCCAGGAGTCGGCCGAAGAGATCATCCGCGGCGCGCTTCAGAGCTCCGAGCCCCTCATGAATGGCGTAACGTGGGAACGGCTGCTGGAGCACGGATTTGCACGGCTCAACACGCCAACAGCCCCATGGGCGCCCTGGCTCGGCGGAAAGCCGTTCAAGACGGCCTCCGGCAAAGCAGAGCTCTGGTCGCAGCGAGCCGCCGACGACGGGCTGGATCCGCTGCCGGACTACACTCCACCCACCGACGAAGGAGTGGAGTCCGGCATGGGCCGATATCCGATCAACCTGCTGTCGCCCGCCGCCCACCACTTCCTGAACTCCAGCTTCTCTAATCAGTCGGAACTGCAGAAAGCCGAAAAGGAGCCGCGAATCTGGATTTCGCACGCCGATGCTGCCGCGCGCAGCGTCTCGGATGGTGATATGCTTCGCGTGTGGAACCGGCGCGGAGAAGTGCTGCTCCGGGCCGTCGTGAGCGCGGCTGTAAAGCCCGGTGTCGCGTGGTCGCCATCCATGTGGTGGCGGCGAGACAGCCCCAACGGCAGCGGAATCAACTCGCTCACATCCGACATGGTCAGCGACATGGGCGAGAGCTCTACATTTCATACAAACCTGGTCCAGTTTGCCAGGAGCGAGACCTGA